The following proteins are encoded in a genomic region of Candidatus Methylospira mobilis:
- the tyrS gene encoding tyrosine--tRNA ligase, with the protein MSVNSSLALLQRGVQEILPVGELEKKLQSGRPLRIKAGFDPTAPDLHLGHTVLLNKLRQFQDLGHETIFLIGDFTGLIGDPTGKSVTRKPLSQEAVLENAKTYETQIFRILDPEKTRVMFNSSWMNQLSPAEFIQLAAKHTVARMLEREDFTQRYKNGQAIAIHEFLYPLVQGYDSVVLKADVELGGTDQKFNLLVGRQLQEAYGQPPQVVMTLPLLEGLDGVQKMSKSLGNYIGIAETCDEMFGKIMSVSDVLMWRYLELLSFTPIEEINRWKQACEEGANPRDVKVRLGQELVARFHGAAAAKAALENFEARFSRGLVPEDIIEQVRQTPEGGYPIANLLLDLGLTSSTSESIRLIKQGAVRFDGEKIADPRLKVQKGGPVIVQVGKLKIARVTLTV; encoded by the coding sequence ATGTCTGTAAATTCATCCCTTGCGCTGTTGCAGCGAGGCGTGCAGGAGATTTTGCCTGTCGGCGAATTGGAAAAAAAACTGCAAAGCGGGCGACCCCTGCGCATAAAAGCCGGATTCGACCCGACCGCGCCGGATTTGCATCTGGGGCATACGGTTTTATTAAACAAACTCCGCCAGTTTCAGGACCTGGGGCATGAAACCATTTTTCTGATCGGTGATTTTACCGGCTTGATCGGTGACCCTACCGGTAAAAGCGTGACGCGTAAGCCCTTGTCGCAAGAGGCAGTACTTGAGAATGCCAAAACCTACGAGACGCAAATTTTCAGAATACTCGATCCGGAAAAAACGCGCGTGATGTTCAATTCGAGCTGGATGAACCAGTTGTCGCCAGCCGAGTTTATCCAGCTTGCAGCCAAGCATACGGTGGCGCGCATGCTGGAGCGCGAAGATTTCACCCAGCGTTACAAGAACGGTCAGGCGATTGCGATACACGAGTTTTTATATCCGCTGGTACAGGGATACGATTCCGTTGTGCTCAAGGCGGATGTGGAGTTGGGCGGCACCGATCAAAAATTCAACCTGCTGGTCGGGCGGCAACTGCAGGAGGCTTATGGACAGCCACCGCAGGTGGTGATGACCTTGCCTTTACTGGAAGGGCTGGACGGTGTCCAGAAAATGTCGAAATCGCTGGGCAACTACATAGGCATCGCCGAAACATGCGATGAAATGTTCGGCAAGATCATGTCTGTATCAGATGTGCTGATGTGGCGTTATCTGGAGTTGCTGAGTTTTACCCCGATTGAAGAAATCAACCGTTGGAAACAGGCGTGCGAGGAAGGCGCCAACCCGCGCGATGTCAAAGTCCGGTTGGGGCAGGAGCTGGTTGCGCGTTTTCATGGCGCGGCAGCGGCAAAAGCCGCGCTGGAAAACTTCGAGGCGCGTTTCAGTCGAGGACTGGTGCCGGAAGATATCATCGAGCAAGTACGGCAAACACCCGAAGGCGGCTATCCGATTGCTAATTTGTTGCTGGATCTTGGATTGACGTCGAGTACGTCGGAATCGATACGCTTGATTAAACAGGGCGCTGTGCGTTTCGACGGCGAAAAAATCGCCGATCCCAGATTGAAAGTGCAAAAGGGCGGTCCTGTCATCGTTCAAGTCGGTAAGCTCAAGATTGCCCGCGTGACGCTGACTGTGTGA
- a CDS encoding formylglycine-generating enzyme family protein, translating to MRLLYGLVKLALLMVVIWPLSVYAVQPDDLSLDQQPSIIEENPCLDSQTCYTAPDGVVWCKKKPNSDTDKSFRDCPHCPEMVHLPSRISIGKYEVTQGQWRAIAGNNPSQFTGCDNCPVEQVSWDEVQEYIKRLNQSTGKHYRLPTEKEWNMACQSGSRHKYCGSDNIDAVAWHEGNSGGRTHQVGGKQANAFGVYDMSGNVAEWTTGCCNKDCSCRTFLGGAWDSQEPNVRGDAKAGFGAMAKLLAVGFRLIRDN from the coding sequence ATGAGACTTTTATATGGTTTAGTAAAACTGGCCTTGTTAATGGTCGTGATTTGGCCTCTTTCCGTCTACGCCGTACAACCCGACGATCTGTCGCTGGATCAGCAACCCTCTATCATTGAGGAAAATCCGTGCCTGGACTCTCAGACCTGTTATACCGCCCCTGACGGTGTAGTCTGGTGCAAGAAAAAACCCAATTCCGATACCGATAAAAGTTTTCGGGATTGCCCCCATTGTCCGGAGATGGTGCATCTTCCATCCCGCATATCCATTGGTAAATACGAAGTCACGCAGGGGCAATGGCGAGCCATTGCGGGAAACAACCCGTCGCAATTTACCGGCTGCGATAACTGCCCGGTTGAACAGGTGAGCTGGGACGAAGTTCAGGAGTATATCAAGCGGCTTAACCAGAGTACCGGTAAACATTATCGGCTTCCAACAGAAAAAGAATGGAACATGGCCTGTCAGAGCGGAAGCCGTCACAAATATTGCGGCTCCGACAATATAGATGCGGTTGCCTGGCATGAAGGGAATTCCGGTGGACGCACTCATCAGGTTGGAGGAAAACAAGCCAACGCTTTTGGAGTATACGATATGAGCGGCAATGTTGCGGAGTGGACTACCGGTTGTTGCAACAAGGATTGTTCTTGCCGTACCTTTCTTGGTGGCGCCTGGGACAGTCAGGAGCCTAACGTGCGTGGGGATGCAAAAGCAGGTTTCGGTGCGATGGCCAAGCTTTTGGCCGTTGGTTTTCGGCTGATCCGCGATAATTGA
- the rsxB gene encoding electron transport complex subunit RsxB yields MLAVLLVCALFAGFGLILGYSAKRFKVEGDPLVDKIDALLPQTQCGQCGYPGCKPYAVAIACGEAEINQCPPGGEAGVKALAELLGVETRPLNEEKERAAAGSVAFIDEAKCIGCTLCIQACPVDAILGAPKRMHTVIASECTGCELCIAPCPVDCIDMRAPETSLINWSWPKPGK; encoded by the coding sequence ATGCTGGCGGTACTGCTTGTTTGTGCGTTGTTTGCCGGATTCGGACTTATCCTCGGCTATTCGGCCAAGCGCTTCAAAGTTGAAGGCGACCCGCTGGTCGATAAAATTGACGCGCTGCTTCCGCAGACGCAATGCGGCCAGTGCGGCTATCCGGGTTGTAAGCCGTATGCCGTCGCTATCGCCTGCGGCGAAGCGGAAATCAACCAGTGTCCTCCCGGCGGCGAAGCCGGAGTAAAAGCGCTGGCCGAACTGCTGGGCGTGGAAACCAGGCCGTTGAACGAGGAGAAGGAGCGTGCAGCTGCTGGTTCCGTCGCTTTTATCGACGAAGCCAAATGCATAGGCTGCACCTTGTGCATACAGGCTTGTCCGGTCGATGCGATACTCGGCGCGCCCAAACGGATGCATACCGTTATCGCCTCGGAATGCACCGGCTGCGAACTATGTATAGCGCCTTGCCCGGTCGACTGTATCGACATGCGCGCGCCGGAAACCAGCTTGATTAACTGGAGCTGGCCCAAACCAGGAAAATAA
- the rsxA gene encoding electron transport complex subunit RsxA: protein MKEYLLILVSTLLVNNFVLVKFLGLCPFMGVSRKQETAIGMGFATIFVLTLSSVTSYLANQYLLVPMGVEYLRTITFIVVIAVVVQFTEMAVQKTSPLLHQLLGIFLPLITTNCAVLGVALLNVQSQHGFMQSVVYGFGAASGFTLVLVLFAAVRERVDAADVPAPFKGNSIGLITAGLASMAFMGFSGLVKG from the coding sequence GTGAAAGAATACCTGTTAATCCTGGTCAGCACGTTGCTGGTCAACAACTTTGTGTTGGTCAAGTTTCTAGGTCTATGCCCGTTCATGGGGGTATCGCGCAAACAGGAAACTGCGATCGGCATGGGCTTTGCGACTATCTTTGTCCTGACGCTGTCGTCGGTTACCAGCTATCTGGCCAACCAATACCTGCTGGTGCCGATGGGAGTGGAGTATTTGCGCACCATCACCTTCATCGTCGTGATTGCCGTGGTAGTCCAGTTCACGGAAATGGCGGTGCAAAAAACCAGTCCGCTTCTGCATCAGCTGCTGGGCATTTTTCTGCCGCTGATTACCACCAATTGCGCTGTGCTGGGCGTTGCACTGCTTAACGTGCAATCGCAGCATGGTTTTATGCAGTCGGTGGTTTATGGCTTCGGCGCGGCGAGCGGGTTCACGCTCGTATTGGTGCTGTTTGCCGCAGTCAGGGAGCGTGTGGATGCCGCCGACGTGCCTGCGCCATTCAAAGGCAATTCGATCGGGCTGATTACAGCGGGTTTGGCATCCATGGCTTTCATGGGCTTTTCCGGGCTGGTGAAAGGCTAG
- the metG gene encoding methionine--tRNA ligase has product MNAIFNNLTQSKITKTLEWAYNTAVNGLPGLDSAEEMALHYLKSNAPLRDKVNALIRWQSTKAATSGFINGLGGILTMPVTIPAEFAGVMYIQIRMIAAIAYMGGHDIKDDRVKTLIYACLCGNATNDIVKSAGIRAGTHITGRIMQKITGQLVVNISKSIPFIGGIVGGAIDSVTTGAIGNIAKQTFISSSKPMQKNNMTRNLLVTSALPYANGSIHLGHLVEYIQTDIWVRFQKMQGHTVHYVCADDTHGTPIMLRAEKEGISPEALIARVHGEHLRDFTGFHIGFDNYYSTHADETRQFAGQIYTRLREHGLIASRSIEQYYDPVKAMFLPDRFIKGECPKCRAKDQYGDSCEVCGATYAPTDLINPYSAVSGAAPERKESLHYFFQLGECAGFLKEWTRSGALQAEAANKLDEWLDGELSDWDISRDAPYFGFEIPDAPGKFFYVWLDAPVGYMGSFKNLCDKAGLDFDAYWKPDSTAELYHFIGKDILYFHALFWPAMLKNAGFRTPTKIFAHGFLTVNGEKMSKSRGTFITAQSFLDAGLNPEWLRYYYACKLNGSMEDIDLNLEDFVARVNSDLVGKYINIASRTAGFVSKHFGGRLANIEQGNIKAVFDAYRQIIANGNVCSIFATGRGIYTSDEFSRLGGIVPLLGHSSPHDDIAQIFAVFLEIGQRVASAYEERNYAKAMREIMQCADIANQYVANEKPWELAKQAGQEEKLQEVCTVAINLFRLLTVYLKPILPKLTESVEHFLKLKSFTWNATTSLLPAEHQIGSYQHLMTRIDPKQVEAMIAANKESIPPPLPSGPIRQARIGSSVARPQGSGQDSPETMGQGVRVKPETARKPKLPTALLEYAREMRKTQTDAETLLWSLLRDRRIANTKFRRQHPIDCGKYGRFILDFYCHEQHLGIELDGSQHQAQVSYDMNRTRALAEQGVRLLRFWNNEVLQQTDVVLETIWQAVQPSSDPAGHLLPEGEGKKSQATAESEFISIDDFSKVDLRIARIVNAEHVEGADKLIRLTLDIGEEQTRNVFAGIKSAYPPEQLIGRLTVMVANLAPRKMKFGLSEGMVLAAGDGKTPGLFILSPDSGAQPGMKVK; this is encoded by the coding sequence TTGAACGCAATCTTCAACAACCTCACGCAATCCAAAATCACGAAAACATTGGAGTGGGCCTATAATACCGCCGTCAATGGTCTGCCGGGACTCGATTCCGCCGAGGAAATGGCTCTGCATTACCTGAAATCCAATGCTCCGTTGCGCGATAAAGTCAACGCGTTGATACGTTGGCAGAGTACCAAGGCCGCAACCAGCGGGTTTATTAACGGACTGGGCGGCATTTTGACGATGCCGGTCACCATACCGGCCGAGTTTGCCGGCGTGATGTATATCCAGATTCGCATGATCGCCGCCATCGCCTATATGGGGGGACACGATATCAAGGACGACCGGGTCAAAACCCTGATTTACGCCTGTTTGTGCGGAAATGCGACCAATGATATCGTTAAAAGCGCCGGCATCAGGGCAGGAACCCATATAACTGGGCGTATCATGCAAAAAATAACCGGACAGCTGGTCGTCAATATTTCAAAAAGTATTCCGTTTATCGGCGGCATTGTCGGCGGCGCGATTGACAGCGTCACCACCGGCGCCATAGGCAATATCGCAAAACAAACCTTTATTTCCTCATCAAAGCCGATGCAAAAAAATAATATGACCAGAAATCTGCTGGTTACCAGCGCCCTGCCTTATGCCAACGGCTCCATCCACCTCGGTCATCTGGTGGAGTACATTCAGACCGATATCTGGGTACGCTTCCAGAAAATGCAGGGGCATACGGTGCATTATGTCTGCGCCGACGACACCCACGGCACTCCGATCATGCTGCGTGCCGAAAAGGAAGGCATCAGTCCGGAAGCGCTGATTGCTCGCGTACACGGCGAGCATTTGCGCGATTTTACCGGCTTTCATATCGGCTTCGATAATTATTACTCGACGCACGCCGACGAGACGCGACAGTTCGCCGGCCAAATCTATACACGGTTGCGCGAACATGGCCTGATTGCATCTCGCTCAATCGAACAATATTATGACCCGGTCAAGGCCATGTTCCTGCCGGATCGTTTCATAAAGGGCGAATGTCCCAAATGCCGCGCCAAGGATCAGTATGGAGACTCCTGCGAGGTCTGCGGCGCGACATATGCGCCAACCGATTTGATCAACCCCTATTCCGCGGTCTCCGGCGCTGCGCCGGAACGCAAGGAGTCGCTGCATTATTTCTTCCAGCTAGGAGAATGCGCCGGATTTCTGAAGGAATGGACGCGTTCCGGCGCGCTGCAGGCCGAGGCCGCCAACAAACTGGATGAATGGCTGGACGGAGAGCTGTCCGACTGGGATATATCGCGCGATGCGCCCTATTTCGGCTTCGAAATCCCCGATGCGCCCGGTAAGTTTTTCTACGTCTGGCTTGATGCGCCGGTCGGCTACATGGGCAGCTTCAAGAATCTGTGCGACAAAGCAGGGCTGGATTTTGATGCGTACTGGAAGCCGGATTCCACTGCCGAACTCTACCATTTCATCGGCAAGGACATTCTGTATTTCCATGCGCTGTTCTGGCCCGCCATGCTGAAAAATGCCGGTTTCCGCACGCCTACGAAAATATTTGCGCACGGTTTTCTGACCGTTAACGGCGAGAAAATGTCGAAATCGCGCGGCACTTTCATCACCGCGCAAAGCTTTCTCGACGCAGGCCTGAACCCCGAATGGCTGCGCTATTACTATGCCTGCAAGCTTAACGGCTCCATGGAGGACATCGACCTCAACCTGGAGGATTTCGTCGCGCGCGTCAACTCTGACTTGGTGGGAAAATATATCAATATTGCCAGCCGTACTGCGGGGTTTGTCAGTAAGCACTTTGGTGGGCGTCTGGCGAATATTGAACAGGGAAATATTAAGGCGGTATTTGATGCATATAGACAAATCATCGCAAACGGCAATGTTTGCTCGATATTTGCGACTGGGAGAGGTATTTATACCTCCGATGAATTTAGCAGATTAGGGGGAATCGTACCGCTCCTAGGTCATTCATCCCCTCATGATGATATAGCACAAATATTTGCCGTTTTTCTCGAAATAGGGCAACGCGTTGCATCTGCTTATGAAGAACGCAATTATGCGAAAGCAATGCGTGAAATTATGCAATGTGCAGACATCGCCAACCAATACGTGGCGAATGAAAAACCATGGGAGCTTGCAAAACAGGCGGGACAAGAGGAAAAACTGCAGGAAGTCTGTACTGTCGCAATCAATTTGTTCAGGCTTTTGACGGTATATCTCAAACCAATACTACCCAAACTTACCGAATCAGTAGAGCACTTCCTAAAACTAAAGTCTTTCACTTGGAATGCTACAACAAGCTTATTACCTGCAGAACATCAAATTGGATCCTATCAACATCTGATGACGCGCATAGACCCCAAACAAGTCGAAGCCATGATAGCCGCCAATAAAGAAAGCATCCCACCCCCTCTCCCTTCGGGACCAATCCGCCAGGCGCGGATTGGGTCGAGCGTAGCTCGCCCGCAGGGTTCCGGGCAGGATAGCCCGGAAACAATGGGGCAAGGGGTGAGGGTAAAGCCTGAAACAGCACGCAAGCCCAAACTTCCAACCGCACTACTCGAATACGCCCGCGAAATGCGCAAAACCCAAACCGACGCCGAAACCCTGTTATGGTCGCTGCTTCGAGACAGGCGAATTGCAAATACCAAATTTCGCCGTCAACACCCTATAGATTGCGGCAAGTACGGTCGCTTTATTCTCGACTTTTATTGCCATGAGCAACACTTGGGAATTGAGTTGGATGGCAGCCAGCACCAAGCGCAGGTTTCATACGATATGAACCGTACTCGCGCTCTGGCGGAACAGGGCGTTCGATTGCTTCGGTTCTGGAATAATGAGGTTTTGCAACAAACAGATGTCGTGCTGGAAACCATTTGGCAGGCAGTGCAGCCCTCATCCGACCCTGCGGGCCACCTTCTCCCGGAGGGAGAAGGAAAAAAATCACAAGCGACGGCAGAATCAGAATTCATTTCCATAGACGATTTCAGCAAAGTCGATCTGCGCATAGCTAGGATTGTCAATGCCGAACATGTCGAAGGCGCCGACAAATTAATCAGACTGACGCTGGACATCGGAGAAGAACAAACGCGCAACGTTTTCGCCGGCATTAAATCGGCCTACCCACCCGAACAACTGATCGGACGATTGACTGTTATGGTTGCCAACCTTGCACCGCGCAAGATGAAATTCGGTTTATCAGAAGGTATGGTGCTGGCCGCCGGCGACGGTAAAACGCCGGGACTGTTTATTTTGTCTCCCGACTCCGGCGCGCAACCGGGCATGAAGGTAAAATAG
- the mepA gene encoding penicillin-insensitive murein endopeptidase, which yields MNIAVANPWPAQSHPSDSPPHAIGQVGNGCIAGAERLTADGTGYRIMNAHRNRYYGHPHLIRVLQDIGVFVHQRGYGRLQIGDMSQPRGGPMPSGHRSHQNGLDADVWFELETPHRQLHKAGREYAHSGAPSMLTRDRDGLDLDLWSDSHREILKKAASIPQVDRIFVNPHIKLDLCRHAQGPRAWLQKIRPWYGHNEHFHLRITCPSGSSLCEQQDSLPAGDGCDDEALDWWLQQPLPPSAPQPVPEKNMPAECRSLLYAN from the coding sequence ATGAATATCGCCGTGGCCAATCCGTGGCCCGCCCAATCGCATCCCAGCGACAGCCCTCCTCATGCCATCGGACAAGTCGGCAACGGTTGTATTGCCGGGGCGGAACGGCTGACCGCCGACGGTACCGGTTACCGGATCATGAATGCGCACCGCAATCGTTACTATGGGCATCCGCACCTGATACGCGTGCTGCAGGATATCGGCGTCTTCGTTCACCAACGCGGGTACGGACGGCTGCAAATCGGCGATATGAGCCAGCCCAGGGGTGGCCCGATGCCCTCCGGCCATCGCAGCCACCAGAACGGACTCGACGCGGATGTCTGGTTCGAACTGGAAACGCCGCATCGCCAACTGCATAAAGCGGGTAGGGAATACGCCCATTCGGGCGCTCCTTCCATGCTAACCAGGGACAGGGATGGACTCGATCTTGACTTGTGGTCGGATTCGCATCGTGAAATACTCAAAAAGGCGGCTTCCATTCCACAGGTCGATCGTATTTTTGTCAATCCGCATATCAAGCTTGACCTGTGCCGTCACGCACAAGGGCCGCGCGCCTGGCTGCAAAAAATCCGCCCGTGGTACGGACATAACGAACATTTTCATCTGCGCATTACTTGTCCTTCCGGCAGTTCGCTATGCGAACAGCAGGACTCGCTGCCCGCCGGTGACGGATGCGACGACGAGGCGCTCGACTGGTGGCTGCAGCAGCCCTTACCGCCGTCGGCTCCGCAACCGGTACCCGAAAAAAACATGCCGGCAGAGTGCCGTTCGCTTTTATATGCAAACTGA